In Plutella xylostella chromosome 27, ilPluXylo3.1, whole genome shotgun sequence, one genomic interval encodes:
- the LOC105392213 gene encoding uncharacterized protein LOC105392213, whose translation MVSSVVFSVLASAMLIQAAYAQIGCGCGVNNYAPVVSSCGNNLNNLGYNNLLGSNLIGLNNGYGSVLSNGIAYPESLLSIASGSYTTPNGISVVAENLEIGGTVSVSGAMPFVGAVSMGGVAPTTGQATVAYNSVPGVALTDAGCGQGISGVGPNVGYNGLVGNNYIGNGLIGNNLVGNRLIGNNLGYSVGGCGCL comes from the exons ATGGTGTCTTCAGTCGTTTTCTCCGTTTTGGCTTCGGCCATGCTGATTcag GCTGCCTACGCCCAAATAGGCTGTGGATGCGGAGTGAACAACTACGCTCCAGTGGTCTCCTCTTGCGGCAACAACCTTAACAACCTTGGCTACAACAACCTCCTTGGCTCCAACCTCATCGGACTCAACAACGGCTACGGCTCAGTCCTGTCCAACGGCATCGCCTACCCTGAAAGCCTTCTGAGCATCGCTAGCGGCTCCTACACCACCCCTAACGGCATCTCAGTTGTAGCGGAAAACCTGGAGATTGGAGGCACTGTGTCTGTCTCTGGGGCTATGCCTTTCGTTGGCGCGGTGTCCATGGGAGGCGTGGCTCCTACTACTGGTCAGGCCACAGTGGCTTACAACTCGGTCCCTGGAGTGGCCCTGACTGACGCTGGTTGCGGCCAGGGCATCTCCGGTGTTGGCCCCAATGTTGGCTACAATGGACTCGTTGGAAACAACTACATTGGCAATGGTCTCATTGGAAACAACTTGGTTGGTAACCGACTGATTGGAAACAACCTTGGTTACTCCGTTGGCGGTTGCGGATGTCTGTAA
- the LOC105392224 gene encoding chorion class A protein L11, with the protein MAKCALLFLFAQALLIQSIYGQCVRPVNSCGGVSYGGLNGIGGLPYGGLGGIGGLSYGGLNGIVGNNYGASSYGGYGGSGVGEIAALGSLGVGGQTLIEGNLPTSGAVTFSANLPAAGLVTIVGNNPGICSCACPNLAYY; encoded by the exons ATGGCCAAGTGCGCTTTGTTATTCCTCTTCGCTCAGGCTCTGCTCATCCAG AGCATCTACGGCCAGTGCGTCCGTCCCGTCAACAGCTGCGGTGGAGTATCATACGGTGGACTTAACGGAATCGGTGGCTTGCCCTACGGTGGACTCGGCGGGATCGGTGGCTTGTCGTACGGTGGACTCAATGGCATCGTCGGCAACAACTACGGGGCTTCCAGCTACGGTGGCTACGGAGGCTCTGGGGTTGGTGAGATCGCTGCCCTCGGCTCCCTTGGGGTTGGTGGTCAGACCCTAATCGAAGGGAACCTCCCGACCAGTGGAGCCGTCACCTTCAGTGCCAACCTCCCCGCTGCCGGTCTGGTCACCATCGTGGGCAACAACCCTGGCATCTGCAGCTGCGCTTGCCCCAACCTGGCTTACTACTGA